attacaaagttgaaaaatactttgtattggttagatatttgcaaaacccagtgagaAACACTAAGTGTGACCTATGACATGTGGCAAAAAAGTTAAATCActaaatatggagatatgaggtttcagaaggacagcacagcagcaatgttttaaattgttaaagttTTTGAGACGCTGCAGGAGTTCTGTTGGGCAGTATTGTCATATAGTAACCCACTTTAAAAAGGTGTACTGAGTAATAGCATTATATAACACGTACAagtctcctctccaccaattAGCTGACGTGGGGTGGGTGTTCTGGTGCAATATGGCTtccgtcgcatcatccaggtggatgctgcacattggtggtggttgcGGAGATCCCCCTTCCATGAAAAGCGctatgtaaatgtaacaaattattattattattattagtacaTGGATTTATGGTCATACATAAAAATCCTTGTGTTTCATGTCTGATTTAACTGTGCATGTCTTCCTTACAGTAAATTATATctgatttatatatattaatattgaacaatTGAATGATGGTGTGTATTTGAAACTAAATATGTGCCTTGCTGACAGGTTGAACACATTTCTAAACTGACACTGGATCAAGGTCTGGCTGTTCCATTTAAAGTAACTTGTCATGATGTTGAATACATGATATTACACGTAATTTCCCATCATGAATTTAatccagaaacacacacaaaaaacaccacaaatcTCTGATTTCGAGTATTTTCCAGAGTTCACACAATGGCTGATAAATTTCATTTAAGTAAACAACACTCTGCCAGCATATTACTTCTCACTTGTAGCTATGTTAGTATTATTAAAAGGGCGTGTCACTGAATGGACTCCATCTGCGTCTAGCCGCCGTCTAGAACACATACACCCATTTGAATAATAGATGCACCTGTATTCAGTGTCAGCTGAAGGCCATACAGACAGACTGACTCATATTCCACCCCGGAGGCAAGTATCCTATGACCAATGAGGAAATAATCTGTGGATCAGGAAAAGGCCTCCTCTGATAAGAAAGAAAGCTGGGGAAAAGAACAATGGTCACGTTTCCCAAAACTCTTGATTTTGATGAATTGTCTTAACTGAGAATATAATTTTACCTGTTGAGAGTATGCAAGCCCAAGAGACcaccaaagaaaatatatacaacTCTGGGGTGGTGTTTGCCTGACGAAGATCAAATGAGATTGGAGAATAAAATCGGATGTTTAATCAGATATTCGATTTAGAATAAGTACATTCAGAAAACATTTATCATGATTAATATAAAGCACACTTACACATTGAGGTGCAGTCAGGGTAAGAATGGCCGTACAGAGGCCGCAGGTAAACGAGAACAAACCGAATGAGTGATACGCCACCCTGATGATCTTGGGAACTGGATCGGTGAGGGTGAGAGCTACGGCCAAACCTTTAGAGAGAGGGATGATAATGTGccattaaaatagaaaatagagaaaaatattcaaaatgagcCATTATTAAAAAGTACTGAAAATCAAAGACTACCTGTTGCTATGAAGGAGAACACAATGAAGACTACTAAATTGTTTAACAGTGGCTTTTCACAATATCGTGAAGACTTTGGCCTgtgaacacatgaaaattaGACAAACCCAGATAAATGTGAATACAGATCTACAATATATGTCAAAGGTCGGattggaatacaggaataatATCATATCAACTTTGCAAAGACACATTTGCACTTGCCTGCACAAGACGTAAAACTGTGGTGCCAGGAAAAGCACCACAAAGATGAAAAGAACGATCTGACTGCCAGAGAGAcacaatgtcatttttatatcaTACAATTTCCCTATCAACAGAGCAATTAAGATTAAATAGTAGACTATGTGGCATAATGTTTAACtgcagacggacagacagataAACAATTTTATTGTCTTACAATTTCAACCTCTGGTCTCTTGGAAGCCACCTGCTGGTCTGAAATGCTGCATGAAGTAAGAAGTGATGAAACATGGTCCTTTCATCCCAGATGACTCTGTACTATACTTATAGTAGATGTCGCTGTTACATACAACTACAAACTTATTAAAATTGCTGTGGTGATGAACACTGAAGAGAGCCACACTGACAGTACTTACCAGAAGGTATTTTGCCTGTATGTCTGACGACAAGGAGGAAAACAGAGAAGATTTGCTGGGTTTGTGAAAAGGCGTCACCTAGTGGTTAGGCTGGGTATCATTTAAGCTTTCTCAAGGTTTTATGTAAGCTTTACTCGACAGGAAATTACATACAGAAAACCTCAGAGTAGCATAAAGTATACAACAGAACACAGAGAGTTAGAGTCTGGGATAAATAGATATAGTGACTGGTAAAGCTGTTTATTATTAATGTCAACAATCGCTTACCACAATACAATTATGACTCTTTTGCATCCtggttaaagaaaaatataacactTTTATGTTAATTCATGttcaatttgtatttttttgcactTCAGAAGACATGGACCCCCTGGAATCCTGTGCATGACTTTTATGGATGGATGGGTGTGCTTTTTGGACCGCCATTACAACAGTATGAAGAGCCCAGgtattattttgaatttttgttAGACGATAAGGAAGAATGGaagatggcatgagggtgagtaacctatgaattaaatacaattttggggtaaattgtTCTTTTTACCATATTAGAACTCTTAACCAGTAACAAAATATTGGGAAGTGGGGAGAACATCACTGTTTTTCTACATCCTCCTGACTAGAATTTCTTGGACAAATGGCTGTCCAAGTCACTTCATTTTGAGGGAAATGTGAAAATTCACTTGCCAATTTTCACTCCGCGGTGAAAAATTAATTATGGTTGTGAAAAATGAACACGTGATCTCAGCTTGCCAAACTTTTCCCAAGAAACATGTGCAATAAATGTGCAAAAGTTTTGTTCCGCCCCGGAGAAAAGCCCCTCTGAACATGCCTTTAAAATAGCCATTGTGTTCTAGGAATCACCTCTGACCCATATTACTACACACAGATCCACTGAAATACGACACATCACATCTGTTTCTCTCATTTCCACATATATAAGGTTAAATACAAGGCTCTTGGTTCAGTCAGAAAATAGAACCGTGTGAAAGTGACACTTCAGGATAAACCTTGAGTATGCCTATTAACTACAGTGGAACCTGGGACATAGTGGACAATGAAAACATTGAAGGTTACATGGTGGCTCTTGGTGagttttttttgcttaaaatgtACAACAGTAGATTAAATACCGTAAATAGTTGAGATATTTACATGTTTCTGTTTAGCTTTTTTCAATgtcaaatgaaaattgtattgcGTGCATATTGACCAAGAATGTGGATTTCATCTGAAACTTGGTAATACAGGAATTGATTTCGCCACACGAAAGATAGCGGGCATGCTcaagccacagaaaaaaattgaGCAAGATGGAGACTCTTTCAACATTAAAACTTTAACAGCCTTCCGAAACTACTCCTGTTCTTTCAAAATCGGCGAAGAATTTGAGGAGGTCACCAAAGGTCTGGATAACAGAAAATGCCAGGTTAACCTACACATCAACATGCAATAAAACCAAAGCATGGCAATGAAAGGGTGTGCGGTCAGAGTCTAGAAGAGCAGTTTCTGTGTCAGAAACGAaagatatcttttttttttttgacagacaaCAGTCAACTGGGATAACGACaaacttgtgtgtgtgcagaaagGTGAAAAAAAGAGCCGAGGTTGGACGCACTGGATAGACGGAGATAATCTTTACCTTGTAAGTCAAATGTAGGCCCAATGATACaggaataaaaaaattcaatgtaGTTAAGATTTAAAATGCTTAACCACCATCAACTTTTTTCTTAAGGAGCTTAAATGTGAAGACCAGATctgcaaacaaacatacaaaagaaGTGGTTGATTCATAACTATTATGTTGAGTCTTAATGATTCCGTGATGACGTAACACACGTCATACATGATTTTTATATAACAACTTTCCTCAAAAGGTTTCATGAACGTCAAGATGCATTGCTGTTTGTGGAAATGTTGCTCCAACAAACGTTTTAATATCATATAACTGTTACATAATAATCTATCAAAATAAAGCACATTCTGCAggatatattttttctttttaatgtatgtttgtatAGACACAGCTTGTCTGGGTAGAAAAATTTAATTTCCTAGCAAAAATGTACAGGTCAATGCACACGTGTGGACCATtgtcaaaatgaaaactggCATTAAATAGCTGTATTCCACAAGTTTGTGAATTgtctaaaacaacaaaaacatttaatggtAGCAAACATAGCAAAGTAATTTACTGATGAACTGTATATAATggtaaacaaatataatttaatttcatgCCAAGCAAATACACCCTACCCTTAGAACTGTTCAGTCTTGTGGTTGAAAACGTTTGACACTTGCCTATATAGTGACACTTTATCAATACAgtacaattttaaaataattaaaagcatatatttaagaaatgcacATGGTAAAGCCAATTAAACTTCaattaaatgtttgaatttgaGCCAAACAAATGTCCTTAAAAGTTAACAGATGtaaaccacaccagtaaatagATCATTTTAAGGTAACTTCCGCTCCACACCAATAGGGGGCGCTGATGCGAAAGGCAGATAGAAGCAGTACAACGTGAGTAAAACATGTTTCGCGGAATTTTCAACTTCACGTAAATAGAAACGTAAAGTTGAACTTCGACTTATTTATCTAATGAAGATGGATGACAATGAGGCACAAAAGCAGGTAAAATGACCAACTAATGCGTAATGTCTACATGATAAAACTCTCTgtattttgacatattttaacATCGCTTCTCTCACACGTTCAATGTTTTTGCTCTTTTAGAGGCTTAAAGCTGCTATTCATTACACAGTCGGCTGTCTCTGTCAAAACATCGCCTCAGACTGCGAGAAACAAATCACCAAACAAACCATAGCTGCTATTTCTGAGACTGCATTCAGACAATGTGGTGAGCCTTTCTCTGACATGTTGTAATTGAGTTAAATAAAAACGATTAAATATGATAATTACTTCAATTATGTTTCTTAACGTTACCTCTAACGTTAGATATATTTGCCAAGGACCTGGAAGCTTTCGCGAGGTAAATGTTGACCCTTCTCATATCTTGTGCGTTTTAAAGCGAACCAAAAACGTATTAATTGTTTTCCTTTTGTAGTGAAATgtagtcaataaaatgtaacGTTAACATGTTTGTTGGGTTTATACAGGCATGCTAAACGAAACACGGTTACAGTAGATGATGTGAAGCTCACGGCTAGGAGAACCACAGCATTGGTAGGATCACCTCaaacatatttgacattttaacgAGTGCAGTAGCTCTACtctttctaaataaatgtacagttcTATAAACTTAGTTGTGCCCTTTATCTTCACAGTCCAACTACATTCAACAGAAAAGCGAAGAATTGGCTTTGAGCAACCAAGAACTGaaggagaagaggaagaagactGCTGCAAAGAGGAAGAGCAAAGACATGGAACCAGAGGAGGACAATGAAGTTGAGGACTAATGGAAAAGGACCAATATTTATACAATCATCAGTCCCATGATAATGTGAGAATAAACCAACTTTACATAGTCACATTTAATCAACTGaatgaaacatttgaataattactcaaacaaacaagtgtttggttgtgttttattgtaataaagaATCCTGAAAGCATATGTGTTCCATATGAAGCTAGATTAAATACTTTGACCTGAAAAGGACTTTGTCTCAATGTCATTGTTACTGTATTTAAACCAGATCAAAACCAATTGAATCTCAGTTAACATTTAGGTGGGAGTAATTTTTTCATTAAGCTTAAGCATGTACTTCGAAAGCAACTCATGTTAAGGGACCTATAAATTCTGCCATGTCCATTACCAGAGGTTCTATTGCTGTAATGGGGTACCACAGCATCCTCCATCTTCTTCCATCCCCAAACGGACTTCCCGCCTGGGGTTCAGTTGCGGCCATCCATATTCCAGGCCCCTAAATGTGTGAATTCAATTAGTTTTTAAATCTTTACTCTCAAATATCATGTGACAAACCAGCATGAGAAAACAAAGCAATCTATTCAAATTAGTTTTATTGAAGCACTCCCTTCATTTGACAAGTCATATAAAATGCCTTTGAAAACACTGAGCAACATTATCTAGAGGACTTCCACAGACATCCACAGCACTCAACATACAGGTCGCACTTGCACAATCACTCACGTTTCCCCCCCTCAGTGTCCACTGAAGATGTCATCCACATCAAAGTTCACACTTTCAGGTCAAGTTACAAGGAAATAAAGCACACACACCGTACGGCATTCAGATGGGATTATAGAAGCAAGACAAAAATATGCATCATCACAACATTCAACAATTTAAGCACAAAAGTCAGTATACTAGAGGAGAAAAGCAAAATAGGGGACCTAGGAAGACCAAATAAATCCTTGAGGTACATGTGAACTAAGTGTCCGTCATTTTGGGCTCAATTAATGGGACGCTGGGAAGATTCAGCAGCTCTCATACACACGCTCACCAACGCAGTCAAAATTCGGCTCTTTCATCGCATTCGCAAGTTTTTTGCTTCGTGCGCTCCacactttttctctctctttgctcACTCGCAGACTTCTCACTCTTCGCCATCACCAATCGCACTCAAgggttgtttaaaaaaacttcacTTTCTGCGCAGTTCTTGTCATAAATGTGGATTTTAAAAAAGTGGACACCCACCGTGTCATCGAGCCGTGCGATGAAAGCATACAGACATGGGGAGGAAGGTGAGATAGTGACCTCAGCCACACTGTGCTGCCATAGAGGGCGCTCTTCCCAGGCAAACCTCAGATGTCAACTGCAGAAGAGATTTTGATGAAGGCTTGTTTTTAAGTATTTCCATACAACTAGACTGAAATCAAGTTCAACGGAAAATGTTTTCAACCAGATTCTTTCAAATGCAAGTTCCTTTCTTTCAACGTAACGATAAATGTCCTTTAATGACGATGCAATTCttcatgcatttttttgctATATCACATGCATTATAAGAATCCAGTTGAAATGTTTCGGTTGCATCAACCAAGACAATACAACATTGGGGAAAACATAACACCAAAGATGATACACATTAGAGTAACACTCTGGTTAACATCTCACTCCAAACACTAAATAGCATTCAATGTACAAAACATTCTATTTTTTTTGTCTC
This DNA window, taken from Triplophysa dalaica isolate WHDGS20190420 chromosome 6, ASM1584641v1, whole genome shotgun sequence, encodes the following:
- the LOC130424303 gene encoding uncharacterized protein LOC130424303, encoding MFHHFLLHAAFQTSRWLPRDQRLKFQIVLFIFVVLFLAPQFYVLCRPKSSRYCEKPLLNNLVVFIVFSFIATGLAVALTLTDPVPKIIRVAYHSFGLFSFTCGLCTAILTLTAPQCANTTPELYIFSLVVSWACILSTAFFLIRGGLFLIHRLFPHWS
- the LOC130424302 gene encoding retinoid-binding protein 7-like isoform X1, translated to MPINYSGTWDIVDNENIEGYMVALGIDFATRKIAGMLKPQKKIEQDGDSFNIKTLTAFRNYSCSFKIGEEFEEVTKGLDNRKCQTTVNWDNDKLVCVQKGEKKSRGWTHWIDGDNLYLRLKAAIHYTVGCLCQNIASDCEKQITKQTIAAISETAFRQCDIFAKDLEAFARHAKRNTVTVDDVKLTARRTTALSNYIQQKSEELALSNQELKEKRKKTAAKRKSKDMEPEEDNEVED
- the LOC130424302 gene encoding retinoid-binding protein 7-like isoform X2: MPINYSGTWDIVDNENIEGYMVALGIDFATRKIAGMLKPQKKIEQDGDSFNIKTLTAFRNYSCSFKIGEEFEEVTKGLDNRKCQTTVNWDNDKLVCVQKGEKKSRGWTHWIDGDNLYLELKCEDQICKQTYKRSG